CCGTAACCGCCATGGTCCTCAACCTCTTCATCGGCTCCGCCTCCGCCAAGTACGCCCTGCTCGCCCCGGTGTTCGTCCCCATGTTCATGCAGGCCGGGATCAGCCCCGAACTCACCCAGGCCGCCTACCGGGTGGGGGATTCGGTGACCAACGCCATCACCCCCATGAACCCCTACCTGGTGGTCATCCTCACCTTCCTCCGGCGCTGGCGACCCGACGCCGGGCTGGGCACCCTCATGGCCCTGCAGCTCCCCTACAGCCTCGCCTTTGCCGTTGTCTGGCTGGCGCTGCTGGCGGGCTGGATCGCCCTGGGCTGGCCCCTGGGGCCCGGCGCCGGCCTCACCTTCGAGGGAGGCGGGGGTTGAGCGCCGCCCTGGAGGTGACCCTGCTGGGTCCGCCGCGCCTCCGCCCCGCGGTGCTGGGACCGGGGCACCCTCTGGCGCTCCTGGCGCTGCTCCTCGTCGATGGCGAGGTCACTCGCGAGGGCGCCGCCACCCTCCTCTGGCCGGAGAGCCGCCAGCCCCGGAGCGACCTGCGCCAGGCCCTGCACCGCCTCCGCCACGCCCTGCCGAAGGCCGGGGTGGATCCCGTTCTGGCCGACCGCAACCGGCTGCAGCTCCATCCGGAGTATTCCCTGGCCAGTGACGTCACGACCTTCCTCGCCGCCGTCCGCGCCGGAGGCGAGGCGGAGCCAGCGACGCTCCGCCGCGGCGTAGAGGCCTACGGCGGTCCCCTCCTGGATGGCTTCAAGTCCGGCCCTCACGGCTCCTTCGAGGAGTGGCTGGAGGCCCGCCGGACCTGGTTCCGGGAGCAGGCGCGCCTGCTCCATCTGCGCCTGGCGCACCGGGAGCTGGCCGAGGGCAACCGCGAGGCCGCCGTGCGTACCGCGGCCGCCTTTATCAGTCGGGAGCCCGACGACGCCGTGGGCCGCCGCCAGCTCGACGAGGTCCTCCACGCCAGCGACCGCTCCGACGCCCCCGGCCCGGAAGCCGCCTCGGCCGGCCTGCAGCAGCGCCACCTGGTCGTGGTCTGCTGCGATCCCTGCCCACCCGATACCGCCAACGAGGAGGCGCTGGTGGCAGCCATAACCCGGCTTCGCCAGCTCTGCCGGAGCAACCTGGAGGCCCGGGAAGGCCGTGTCGAGGCCGGACCGGACGGGGTGCTCTACGGCTATTTCGGCCTCCCGCCCCGGGCCAGCCGCGCCACCACCGATGCCCTCACCGCCGCCACCACGCTCCTCGCCGCCGACGGCGAGGCACCGCCGGTGCGCGTCGGCCTCCACGCCGGGCGCGCCCTGACTGCCGGCAGCGGCCACCCGGACTTCCTGGGCAGTGTGGTCCGTCGGGCGCGACTGGCCGCCATGGCCGCGCCGGTGGGAGAACTCCGCCTCACCCAGGCCGCCGAGACAGCACTCCCCCCGGGCTGGCCTTCCCACCTCACCCCGGAAACCGACCCGGCCGGCTCCCTCTTCACGACCACCGCGCCGGCGCTTTCCGAGGCCCGCCACACCCCACTGGTAGGCCGGCGCCGGGAGCGGGCCCAGCTTCTGGCGGCCGTCCGGAAGCTGCGCTACAGGCGGGGGGACGCCTGTCTGCTGCGAGGCGAGGCCGGTATCGGCAAGAGCCGGCTGGCGGCCGCCGTGCGCGCCCGTACGGCCCAGTGGATCGGGACCGCCACCGTGGGCAGCGAGGGCCCGGAGACCGATCGCCCCCTGGAACCCTTCCTGCAGTTCGTGGAACAGCTCGCGGCACTCCACCCCGAGCAGCCGCGGACAGAGCGCCGCCGGCGGCTGGAAGACGCCCTGGCGAAGGTCGAGATCGCGGAGGCCGAGGGCGAGGTAGTCCTGCGACTGCTACTGGAGCCGCCACGGGCCGATGACGAACTACCCGGCGAGGCCCACCGCGCCCTGGCGGCCCTGGTCCTGGCGCGGGCGGCTGTCACCCCCCTGATGCTGGTGGTTGAAGACATCCACGTCGCCGATACCTCCAGCCGTCGAGTCCTGGTCGAGCTGGCACGCCACGCGCCGGACCATCCCCTCCTGCTCATCGCCACCGGCCGGCCGGAGAGCGTCCCCGTGGCGGGGCTGCACCCGCTGGATCTCGCCCCGCTGGGAGCGGCGGAGGTCGAGGCCATCATCGCCGGCACGGCCCCCTCTCCGCTGGACCAGGCGAGCAGCCAGGCGCTGGCCCGGATGAGCGAGGGGATACCGCTCTTCGCCGAGGAGCTGGCCCGAGCCGGCGGACCCGACGGAGAGGGCGGCTCGCCACCGAGCCTGGAGCAGCTCGCCACCGCCCGGCTGGACGCCGCCGGCCGCGCCGCGCGCACGGCGCGGCTGCTGGCCCTGGTGGGACGCGAGGCC
The sequence above is drawn from the Thiohalospira halophila DSM 15071 genome and encodes:
- a CDS encoding ATP-binding protein; this translates as MSAALEVTLLGPPRLRPAVLGPGHPLALLALLLVDGEVTREGAATLLWPESRQPRSDLRQALHRLRHALPKAGVDPVLADRNRLQLHPEYSLASDVTTFLAAVRAGGEAEPATLRRGVEAYGGPLLDGFKSGPHGSFEEWLEARRTWFREQARLLHLRLAHRELAEGNREAAVRTAAAFISREPDDAVGRRQLDEVLHASDRSDAPGPEAASAGLQQRHLVVVCCDPCPPDTANEEALVAAITRLRQLCRSNLEAREGRVEAGPDGVLYGYFGLPPRASRATTDALTAATTLLAADGEAPPVRVGLHAGRALTAGSGHPDFLGSVVRRARLAAMAAPVGELRLTQAAETALPPGWPSHLTPETDPAGSLFTTTAPALSEARHTPLVGRRRERAQLLAAVRKLRYRRGDACLLRGEAGIGKSRLAAAVRARTAQWIGTATVGSEGPETDRPLEPFLQFVEQLAALHPEQPRTERRRRLEDALAKVEIAEAEGEVVLRLLLEPPRADDELPGEAHRALAALVLARAAVTPLMLVVEDIHVADTSSRRVLVELARHAPDHPLLLIATGRPESVPVAGLHPLDLAPLGAAEVEAIIAGTAPSPLDQASSQALARMSEGIPLFAEELARAGGPDGEGGSPPSLEQLATARLDAAGRAARTARLLALVGREATAGFLAWLDERSMDETTADLQWLEADDLVLRRPRREGVFYRIRHALLEQAFYHSLPPGEAARLHRRLARGVETDYPTEAEARPAWLADHHRRAGQPAAATRRYLDAARQAGRFGAHEAATSAREQARAAIAELPVGSEREALVHELEQLTALQGLVVAGHATTRSALEQLIPVDPEADFDAALARIIGGVHATPWEALLPRTEELVAIARARGETGRLHTARHLLGFIANYTGHLPLALEQFRALVDEGETTSAPETLLQAYNGPPRPVEIAYLALLELGQGRAERSRRLRDEALAAARAHGSSNLLAHALVLMAARARHDLAPEEALVLAEEAIRLSREEGLRTARLIAGACARWARSRLGWPAAVDRMDRALAAEGGNAATFARSTYLVAALGAQGRDGAAIGLARRLCRGPERPHVPTSAHPLVALQLGLSLESCGHPRPARRALHAGLEQARANRNPLQIARCAAALADLQAAAGETATAAITLRAAVAELPPEADAEAITALRQRAGQTAA